A genome region from Sphingobacteriaceae bacterium GW460-11-11-14-LB5 includes the following:
- a CDS encoding peroxiredoxin, translating into MENQNAIESTNTLNVVINKVLYTGKVHVSGGREGFAKSSDGLLDTALSSPGSAGKGTNPEQLFAAGWAACFIGAMKHNAPQLKIALPADAAIDAEVDLALADSGFSLQARLNVILPGLTYEEAKTVVEAAHQTCPYSKATRGNINVQINVAI; encoded by the coding sequence ATGGAAAATCAAAATGCAATTGAATCGACAAATACTTTAAATGTAGTTATCAACAAAGTACTTTATACCGGAAAAGTTCATGTAAGCGGTGGCCGTGAGGGCTTTGCCAAAAGTAGCGATGGTTTGCTTGATACCGCATTGTCATCTCCTGGCAGTGCAGGAAAAGGAACAAATCCTGAGCAGTTATTTGCTGCAGGCTGGGCTGCATGTTTTATTGGCGCAATGAAACATAATGCACCTCAACTTAAAATTGCCCTTCCAGCAGATGCGGCAATTGATGCAGAAGTTGATCTGGCTTTGGCCGACAGCGGCTTTAGCCTTCAGGCAAGATTAAATGTAATTTTACCCGGACTTACTTACGAAGAAGCCAAAACAGTAGTTGAAGCTGCGCACCAAACCTGTCCATACTCTAAAGCTACCCGTGGCAATATCAATGTACAGATCAATGTAGCGATATAA